A genome region from Purpureocillium takamizusanense chromosome 8, complete sequence includes the following:
- a CDS encoding uncharacterized protein (COG:S~EggNog:ENOG503P6S0) codes for MRFTHINSLAFEPDPRPNEHHLRTTPTPINICTASRRNPYLQEARNATVAQVAAGWSSRIEEFLRTETWRRIEAIFNGPPQVLQRLSRIDKIVGFGLGNLTTSAVGREGERPEEEGEGFRERRSCMQHALLVSLADLLEARTGSRVRRVVQEPAYLDTCKGALSGRGVEVVERDDGFLLVDERTLVFAVSCNVPVRQIVADLARPVGMIWDRVEPEDKSPPEWEENEDGGLVSPYTTDYASSRVCEMVQEYTEHLLPEEDADFLGHVGVYVRKEVS; via the exons ATGCGCTTCACCCACATCAATTCCTTGGCCTTTGAGCCAGATCCGCGTCCGAATGAGCACCATCTCAGGACCACCCCGACCCCCATCAACATCTGtacggcctcgaggcgcaaCCCCTATCTACAAGAGGCCAGGAACGCCACCGTGGCGCAAGTAGCTGCAGGATGGAGCTCGCGCATCGAAGAGTTTCTCCGCACCGAGACGTGGCGGAGGATCGAGGCCATCTTCAATGGTCCTCCTCAGGTCCTGCAGCGGCTCAGCCGCATCGACAAGATCGTGGGGTTCGGGCTCGGGAACCTGACGACGTCCGCCGTGGGGCGCGAGGGGGAGAGACcggaggaagagggagaaGGCTTCAGGGAAAGGCGGTCCTGCATGCAGCACGCGCTGTTGGTCTCGCTCGCGGACCTCTTGGAGGCGCGGACGGGCAGTCGGGTGCGGCGCGTCGTGCAGGAGCCCGCGTATCTCGACACGTGCAAGGGGGCGCTCAGCGGCCGGGGCGTTGAGGTCGTGGAGCGGGACGACGGCttcctgctcgtcgacgagcggaCGCTAGTCTTCGCTGTGAGCTGCAACGTGCCCGTGAGGCAGATCGTGGCGGACCTGGCGCGCCCGGTGGGGATGATATGGGATCgcgtcgagcccgaggaTAAATCCCCCCCTGAATGGGAAGAGAACGAGGACGGAGGCTTGGTAAG TCCATATACGACTGACTatgcgtcgtcgagggtcTGCGAGATGGTCCAGGAGTACACGGAGCACCTGCTACCAGAGGAGGACGCCGACTTCTTGGGCCATGTAGGGGTCTACGTCCGGAAGGAAGTAAGCTGA